A window of the Lolium perenne isolate Kyuss_39 chromosome 7, Kyuss_2.0, whole genome shotgun sequence genome harbors these coding sequences:
- the LOC127301750 gene encoding anaphase-promoting complex subunit 10: MESDGEEEAAVTPGTTTPAPASGRLKGCPELSVDADMREMAKTAAWSVSSCKPGNGVSSLRDDSLDTYWQSDGAQPHLVNIQFQKKLQLQLVVLYVDFKLDESYTPSKISIRAGDGFHNLKEIKTVDLLKPVGWVHVSLSGTDPRETFIHTFMLQIAVLANHLNGRDTHVRQIKIYGPRPNPVPHQPFHFTSKECIMYSSVR, from the exons CGacggcgaggaggaggcggcggtgacCCCGGGGACCACCACCCCAGCCCCGGCGTCGGGACGCCTCAAGGGCTGCCCGGAGCTCTCCGTCGACGCCGACATGCGGGAGATGGCCAAGACCGCCGCCTGGAGCGTCAGCTCCTGCAAGCCCGGCAACGGCGTTTCTTCCCTCCGCGACGACAGCCTCGACACATACTGGCA GTCCGACGGCGCGCAGCCGCACCTGGTGAACATCCAGTTCCAGAAGAAGTTGCAGCTGCAG CTTGTTGTGCTCTACGTGGACTTCAAGCTCGACGAGAGCTACACGCCGAGCAAGATCTCCATCCGGGCCGGCGATGGGTTCCACAATCTCAAG GAAATTAAAACGGTAGACCTTTTGAAGCCAGTGGGATGGGTTCACGTATCATTATCTGGAACTGATCCCCG AGAAACATTCATTCATACATTTATGCTCCAAATTGCTGTGCTGGCCAATCACCTGAACGGGAGGGACACTCATGTCCGCCAGATCAAGATTTACGGGCCTCGACC GAACCCTGTTCCCCACCAGCCATTCCACTTCACTTCCAAGGAGTGCATCATGTACTCTAGTGTCAGGTGA